The nucleotide window GGCCACAAGCAACTAAGTAACTATGGGCGGTGGTAAAAAAATCacatattaattaaaacaaaaaggaaCAAACTGTAGCAATAAAACTACTTTCACAAAATGTGCGCGCTGCAGTTCCGCGCGCGCTGCAATTGGCGGTAGCGCGGCGACGACAAGTTGACAGTTTTGTGGGCGTTGCACGCATTTGATTAAGCTTTATTGACACGAGTTGTTGAGTGTAGCGCGCGGTGTGAGAGGGCCGGGCAGTTGGTCTCGTTGACACCGCATTTTGATTGATGTCCGCAAGCAGTGTGTAAACTGGACAAATTGCGTTGTTTATGAGTGaagtaaaatacattttaaatacacACTTGGGTAACGCTAATGAGGAATGTGGTTCTTGGCAAACGTGGAGAAGGTCAAGTGTAGTTAATAAATTACTTCGAAACTTTTATGAGTTAGCCAAGTGTGGGAAATGTAGTTAAGGAGCGTACTAGTAGAGAGGATGGAGGGTTATAAGCGAATGTGGGTAGGAAGTGGGGCGCGCTGGACAAACTTGTTTATAATTGAAGGATTTCGAGGTTTATACACGGTTATTAGTAACAAGTAAATGTTATTAGGAACTAACCAACCTTTTAACTGATAAATTACCTAATCtggatagcaacaacaaaaagcggtGGAGAAGCGCGACCTAGAACCCGTCATGTTGTGAACGCCTTAtgattattttaaatagtttttaaaaagtatttcataaaataaaagacCGCTATgtataaggacaaataaaattccaaatgcatattttatttacttatggtggaccaacaacaataaactccAGCTGTACAATAGTATTGAGAACTTGAGAACTTCAGGCGCTGTAGTAAGaaggcaataacaaaaacaaaaatgatatggAAGCGGTAGTTGACATTGAAGTTGGTTGGTTGACATTGGCAGTGGATAGGCTGTATAAGGGAATCaatttttcttgtgttgttttgttctGGATATAGGGATACTGGTAGCGGGACTTCGTCCGACAGGCTGTAGGCGCGCACTGCCACAGCTGCAGCGCTACTCCAAGCTAACGCTACAGTTGCGATGGCGTTGATTGACGGTGTTGTATACGTTTTGTTTAGTTGCAGTATGGGAAGTTGGGGCACGAATGTGGTGACACGCCGGCAGGGTACTGACGTTCGGTCCAGCCGGGTAGTGGTGGCGCAGCGACAGCACCATGACCAGCATTCACATCACAGAAGGGATAGTTGGGGCAGGTGTGTGGATTGACGCCAGCTGGGAATTTATCACCACCAGCACTGGCCGCTGGAGCGCCTTGCCATGATGGTGCTGGTGCGCCCCATTGAGGTTGTGGCTGCCATGAGGGAGCTGGTGCGCCCCACTGGGGTTGTGGTTGCCAAGCGGGCGCTGGTGCACCCCAGTGCGCTTGTGGATTGTGTAGGCGTGCGTTATCACAGATCGGGAAACCGGGACAGTCCTGTGGATTTACGCCAGCTGGATACTGGGCGGCTGGGAGATGTTGTGGTTTGGCCAGCGCCAAGGCGATGAGTGAGGAGATGAATGCCTGTAGACGGTGGAGAAACGAAATGCACGTTTTGAATGAAATAATCCAGTGTGTTTCCGGCGTATTTTGCGATACTCACCAATTTGcagaacatttttgaaaatttatttattttttattgaaagaaaaacaacaacacgaaatTGCCAATCGGACTATAAAAACTGAATTAGATTATTTAGGAATTTTTAAACTTCCAATTGGTTTTTCGTACTGCGTCGTACTGTGATATCTGTTGGCCGCAGCTGACACTTATATACCCGTACCATTAGAATTTGCCTTTGTTGAGAGTTCGACTTCGGCTTACGTTTGGCGCTCACA belongs to Zeugodacus cucurbitae isolate PBARC_wt_2022May chromosome 6, idZeuCucr1.2, whole genome shotgun sequence and includes:
- the LOC105218831 gene encoding cuticle protein 1, coding for MFCKLAFISSLIALALAKPQHLPAAQYPAGVNPQDCPGFPICDNARLHNPQAHWGAPAPAWQPQPQWGAPAPSWQPQPQWGAPAPSWQGAPAASAGGDKFPAGVNPHTCPNYPFCDVNAGHGAVAAPPLPGWTERQYPAGVSPHSCPNFPYCN